ACTTAAGTGGCGGATTTGgggtatttttgtttctttgtttttaaaggctgTATGTCTTCTTGGACTGGTAGCACAGGCCTGACTTCTGCcgagggagttaccagcagtgcCTGCCGAGATCAGGCCAGGCTGGGTAGCTGTCACATGCCTGTGGGACCCCAGACAAAGCAGACGGGCATATGCTTTAATCCTTTGTTCTTAATTCCTATCGGTAAGTCAACAAATCCACTCTCGTCCCTTAAGACCGCCCATGGTTACCGTTCTTGGTAACGCCAGTCCCAGCAGGTACAGGCAGTAGCGGGAGGGCAGCCTGACCCGCCGGCAcgctgcggccgccgcggggctcaACACGCCCGGGGAGGCGCGCTGAGGCCGTAGGTGCGGCAGCCCTGTGCCGCCCGGGCTGGGCGCCCCTAGGAAGAGGGAGCCTGGCGCTGTCGGCTTTTCCTGCCGGCTTACACCCGCTCCCGAAGGCGGCAGGGAGCGCTCCGGCACACAACTACCCAGCTGACAGCTCCGTGCCGCCGGCCCGGCTGCGCCTCCAACGCGCCCTGCGAACCCCCGAGGGGGCGAGGCCCTTCTCGTCGCGGCAGCCAAAGGCAGAACAACGACCGCAGGGCCGCCCTCCCCACAcgacgcccgccccccacctccgcGGCTCGTATCCCCCACTCCCCCGGCGCCGCGTCAGGGCTCCCGGCCGAGCGGAGGGGCAGCTGCGGAGCCCAGCCTGCCCGCCAGAGCGCGGGCGGCGCAGACCGGGTAGCCCACAGCTCCCACCGGCCTCTCGCTcggccccgcaccgccgccgcccgccctctCGCCGCGCCTCACCCGGAGGTTGGCCTTCAGGCCGGCGGCCTTCGCCATGCGCTGGAGCTCGATGTACTTCAGCGAGTCCAGCTGCTGCAGCGAAGAGAGCGCCATAGCGGCACGATCACCGCCGCCCGCACCAACCGCCGCGTTTCGAATCTCGCGCTCAACTGACACGGCGCGTTGCCCCGCCCCCACCATTCGAACTGGCCCGCCGCGCCCTTCCACTGGCTGACCTTGGCGAAGGGGACGGGCCTGGGGGCAGAGCAACCGCCAATGGCGGCCCGGCTGCAgtgttgtgtttttttcaaaCGCGATAGGTGCTCCGGGCAAGGGGAAGCCCTGCCCCCTCTTGCCTGATTGGGCGGTGGAAGGAGCCAATCCAATCCTCAGGCGGCGAGGATTGACTCGTCTCTCGCCCAGTGGTAACGCAGAGCTGTGTTACCACTCTCCAATGGGGAAACCGAGAAGACGGGTGCTGCTCTCGAACACAGGGCGGGAGAAGATGGCGGTGCGGCGGCGTCTGCAGGAGCTGTTCCAGGACCCACAGCTCGGCGGCGTCATCACCGTGGAGCggccgctgccaccgccgccccccgcagccgcgcgggtccagcagccgccgccggccgcgggctcggtgggggcgccgcggcggctgcggccggAGGAGTGGGCCGTGTTCCAGTGCCGCGGCTGCCGGGCGGTGCTGGGGGACTCGCTGCACCTGTGCGCGCAGGAGGAGCGGCGCCTCGGGCTCCTCGCCTGCCTCAGTCagtgccggcggggcggggcggggcggggcggggggcgccgccgccgctgcgtgTCGCTGGGGCCCCAGCGCGGGTCCGGGCCGGCGGGCCAGGGCGATGAGCTTTTACTAATGCGGGTTAATAGCGACGTGGAAACTTCCACCCGCGTGTTATAAAAGGGCCTGCTGTGCGCCTCAGCGGGTCTCTGGGTCGCCTGCCGCGCCGGGGGGCGCTGGGCGACCGGAGTGGCTTTTCAATGTCTCCGTCTTTCTTTGCAGAAGTCACGAATGACGTTGTTTGGGAAGAGTCGCTAATGATCGGCCTTGAAGGAGCCCTCCTAGGGTGGTAGGTAGTGGACGTATCTCTTGCTTTTGGCATCACGTTTTAGTCGTCAGATGAAATATACTGACAAAACCAGGCCTCTCCAAAGTCGGAGGCAAAGAGTTCCTGAAAGTGTTCCGGCTTGTGCGCTGACACGTCTTGTGGAATCGATAAAGTCCTAAGTGATTTTTGGACCTGTACTTCAtaactttcaaatgaaaaatctttTGTACACATATAGCTTTAACTTTCATCAAAATCAAAAGAAGTTTTTTCAGCATTTACCTTTGTTAGTGGGGAGAGAGGAACATTTGAGCAATGCAGTAAAATGTAGCCTAGCCTTTAACTCTTCTTCAGCTCCTGCCTTATAAAGCATATATTATCTAAATTAAAGCATGCCTTTTCATATACTGAAAGTGAATAACTTCTGCTGTTCTATTCATTAGCCAATCAGTAAGAGGTAGCTTTGGTAAGTCTGGAATTAGTCTGATGAGAACGAAGTAAGATGTTACTTGAAGACTGGAAGAATAGCCACCTATTTGCAAATTCGGTGAGAACTAATAGAATCAGTATTTAAATGTTGTTTAGAAGGTTATTTCACAAGCCGCAAGGGCTAGAAACTTTCTAAAAGAaagatttgcatttttctctgcatGAGGCAATAATCCATTTTATCAGGAGGAATTTTTTCATCTACCTACACAGCCTATCGCATGTAGAGGTTTGGGCACAGGTATATTGTACTTTTTTACTGGTTAAGTCATATCTGACTAGTATAGCTTAAACCACTCTGTGGTAATGAGTCTTTTATGTTCTTCTCTGATTGCAGCTTCACTTATTACAGAAATTACTTCTCACACAACATGCCCAACTTCTCATGTTCCCCTCCTTTCTGTGAttgtttatatataaagaaaagtaACATCACgcattttgtttgctgttttggtAAAACTGATAATCTGATGTCCTCTGACTAGCAGGCAGTATCTATGGTTTTAAAAGCTTCTGTTTAaacatattatttttccttttctcctttcagcaCTTTCAATGCATTATTCTGTCGTTCATGTGGCTTGATTGTGGGCTTCATTCTATATTCTACTTTCAGTGATCTGGCTTATCTCCGAGgcttcttctgtttcttcaaggACAGCATCCTTTGGTGAGTATGCTGTTTTATTATGGTAAATGACTTCACAGGAGTTTGCAAGTGATTAAAACAGCTGTTTTACTTTTGACTGAGTGCATTCATGCATGGGTTTTAATATTCTCTCTATTTAAATTGCTCATGTTGGCACAATTTCATTTGATTTGCCTTATGCTTTTAAAGTGTCCTCATGTAATGTCAGGGATTAAATTTAGTTGCTTGCTTCACTTCACTTCCAGATCCACTTAAGTAATGTAAGGTTTCAAAACAGTTCCGTGCTAGATTGAAGACTTGATTATAGAAACTATAAATTACTTTCAGTTGATGATGAGAGATCTTATGGTTTTTAAAGTAAAAGTATTgttataaatattttcataatgtATTGACTACTTCTGACAGCACTTTTAGGATCTGCTTTAAAATTGTCTTAAATAATCTGTCTAAACAATGAATGCAACCATGTTacttaaaaagtgtttttcttgtctttcccctttccccactTGTCTTCCAGttatctcttaaaaaataaaatgataatagAAGCCTCTAAGGTAAAATTTCCTGCTTTGAGCCTAAAGGAAGAACTCGGAAAAGTAAGGTTTCTACATGACTTTGtatgtaaaatgcaaaaaatgcCAAGTCTTTTTAGAGATCGGTCCAAAAATATTgatactttttttgcttttttgtttttaagtgcagGTGATGTAGAAAATACTGGATTATAATGTAGCTATAATACATGTGCAGAGCatacaaaacattttctgtaacaaCTTATCTGCAAAACATATAAAGTTCTATCTAACTTTCTGATAAGTATGTTACCCTGTGGTGAATGTTCATGTTTTTGTGGTACCTGAATGTCATCAAGagagaaaggatttctctgcatcttgaaaagaaaaacccagaacTGTTCAGAAAGCATTCAGCTAAGTATTACTAAATGTGTTGTCCCTAGGATTGATAAGTCACttttgcagaataaaaaaatacccatttgttgatttttaaaaggatTCTAGCACAGTCTTGTTTCTGGCTATGTGAGCTCAAAACAGCTGCAGACTCTTGAAAATATCCACTCTCCTAACCAGTTTTGGTAACAAAAATTCTTAAGAGAATTAATCCAAATCTTTCCATTTGTCACAGAACTATCCTTTTGGGGGATCTTAATGTATTAGGCAGCAGGTCAACAGATGCCTTCTACAGTAGCCatctctctttctgctccctttACTAGCTGTTCATGAATCTAACCTTTCTGGTAATAATGTTacctagggagaaaaaaaaatccgtgCTTTCTTAGTAGGTCATACATTTGCAGCATTTCTTTAGGGAAAGAGTGCTTGATTTTTCACTCCAAATGCatactttatttttatgtatgtttgcCATCTGTTTCCCCACTTCCTTCTTTTACATTCCCTTCAAAGCACATATTCCATCTTGAGTAAAAATATAATATAGCAGATGAGTATTTTTAGGTGTACT
This window of the Dromaius novaehollandiae isolate bDroNov1 chromosome 5, bDroNov1.hap1, whole genome shotgun sequence genome carries:
- the OIP5 gene encoding protein Mis18-beta isoform X2, whose protein sequence is MGKPRRRVLLSNTGREKMAVRRRLQELFQDPQLGGVITVERPLPPPPPAAARVQQPPPAAGSVGAPRRLRPEEWAVFQCRGCRAVLGDSLHLCAQEERRLGLLACLKVTNDVVWEESLMIGLEGALLGCDLAYLRGFFCFFKDSILCYLLKNKMIIEASKVKFPALSLKEELGKLKEKLVTVHMRLELLMKKMEELNQKNNVAEKQSTASDAAGLMPRYAIVKMNK
- the OIP5 gene encoding protein Mis18-beta isoform X1 → MGKPRRRVLLSNTGREKMAVRRRLQELFQDPQLGGVITVERPLPPPPPAAARVQQPPPAAGSVGAPRRLRPEEWAVFQCRGCRAVLGDSLHLCAQEERRLGLLACLKVTNDVVWEESLMIGLEGALLGCTFNALFCRSCGLIVGFILYSTFSDLAYLRGFFCFFKDSILCYLLKNKMIIEASKVKFPALSLKEELGKLKEKLVTVHMRLELLMKKMEELNQKNNVAEKQSTASDAAGLMPRYAIVKMNK